One genomic window of Campylobacter fetus subsp. fetus includes the following:
- a CDS encoding dynamin family protein: protein MGDFLSQIWGISKLYIKNDYKRVVSSDEAAILLCVSPKNYDRYLTLVSFKEIFKRLELDLNEYSVQLMQIAVLNGISSLEIDFDSTKKSLEELAKNDIISFSDFKRITQFLDSLRLAKKRSLDKQGSAFHKNLETLNEICLDLKKYGYKELEKRINLAYDSANNSKFYLAVTGVINAGKSSTLNALMKKQLLGASNIPETANLSIITYSKDEFAKVVFWSEDELIKMGLEPKKLISKKVDIGELKNYTTAANEISRYVKEVILGIDLDILKDGINIVDTPGLDDAVVLREELTKAYMQESDFTLHLMNASQSATKKDISFIINTLKNGKSGGLIIVLTHIDKLSKNDLKEVLNYTKNSIKTELNDYGFSEELARDTQYFMVSAVQNEGIDELKNYLYESFFGPNSKKATLIIDNYKKELTHIINFITKDLKYRNSVINGDAKEFGQKLALLENELEKLNFNLSEINSELDNLNKNLDYSNLNEFSTLKSISSRLKDRIVSDVKYANSKKQKVDFDRTNVILESGFRDMFIDFFRDFKHKISKDIESFYEILKLKLNTKDEIINLPNIKEYLDANMPKISYEKLKTQVKDSIKSSQNIETLSSTLIKLFDDFIAGLNLKNELNRLASLCTNEFINSIEKQTTQMKMALELKKSELQSFIGETMQESNAKELLRKDIEEKLLNLEEIHNRIIAC from the coding sequence GTGGGTGATTTTTTAAGTCAAATTTGGGGTATATCTAAACTCTATATAAAGAACGATTATAAAAGAGTAGTTTCTAGCGATGAAGCTGCTATTTTGCTCTGTGTTTCGCCGAAAAATTATGATAGATACTTAACTCTTGTTAGTTTTAAAGAGATATTTAAAAGACTTGAGCTAGATCTTAACGAGTATAGCGTTCAGCTTATGCAAATTGCGGTTTTAAACGGTATTTCTAGCCTTGAGATAGATTTTGATAGTACAAAAAAATCTTTAGAAGAGTTGGCTAAAAACGATATTATATCTTTTAGTGATTTTAAACGCATAACCCAGTTTCTAGACTCTTTGAGATTAGCTAAAAAGCGATCTTTAGATAAACAAGGCTCAGCTTTTCACAAGAACTTAGAAACATTAAACGAAATTTGTTTAGATTTGAAAAAATACGGCTACAAAGAGCTTGAAAAACGCATAAATTTGGCTTACGATAGTGCAAATAATTCGAAATTTTACCTAGCTGTTACCGGAGTTATAAATGCAGGAAAGTCAAGTACTCTTAACGCTCTTATGAAAAAACAGCTGCTTGGCGCTTCGAATATTCCAGAAACCGCAAATTTAAGCATCATTACATACAGTAAAGATGAGTTTGCAAAGGTTGTATTTTGGAGCGAAGATGAGCTGATTAAAATGGGACTGGAGCCAAAAAAACTTATTTCAAAAAAAGTAGATATAGGTGAGCTAAAAAACTATACTACCGCAGCAAACGAGATAAGCAGATATGTAAAAGAGGTCATTTTAGGTATTGATTTAGATATTTTAAAAGACGGAATAAATATAGTAGATACTCCAGGACTTGATGATGCCGTTGTGCTTAGAGAGGAACTTACAAAAGCATATATGCAAGAGAGCGATTTTACTTTGCATCTTATGAACGCGTCTCAAAGTGCTACAAAAAAAGATATAAGTTTTATAATAAATACTCTTAAAAACGGTAAAAGCGGCGGACTTATTATAGTGCTAACTCATATTGATAAACTTAGTAAAAATGATTTAAAAGAGGTTTTAAACTACACAAAAAATAGCATAAAAACAGAGCTTAACGATTATGGATTTAGTGAAGAGCTTGCTAGAGATACACAGTATTTTATGGTATCAGCGGTGCAAAATGAAGGTATAGACGAATTAAAAAACTATCTTTATGAGAGCTTCTTTGGCCCAAATTCAAAAAAAGCGACCCTTATAATAGATAATTATAAAAAAGAGCTAACTCATATAATTAATTTTATAACAAAAGATCTAAAATATCGCAATAGCGTGATAAACGGCGATGCTAAAGAGTTCGGCCAAAAACTCGCTTTACTTGAAAATGAGCTAGAAAAATTAAATTTCAATTTAAGCGAGATAAATAGCGAACTTGATAATTTAAATAAAAATCTTGATTATAGTAACTTAAACGAGTTTAGTACCTTAAAAAGTATATCTTCTAGGCTAAAAGATAGAATAGTAAGCGATGTTAAGTATGCAAACTCCAAAAAGCAAAAAGTTGATTTTGATAGAACGAATGTTATATTAGAAAGTGGATTTAGAGATATGTTTATAGACTTTTTTAGGGATTTTAAACATAAAATAAGTAAAGATATAGAGTCGTTTTACGAGATTTTAAAGCTAAAATTAAATACCAAAGATGAAATTATAAATTTACCAAATATCAAAGAGTATTTAGACGCAAATATGCCGAAAATATCTTATGAAAAACTGAAAACTCAAGTAAAAGATAGCATTAAAAGTAGCCAAAATATCGAAACTCTAAGTTCGACTTTAATTAAACTTTTTGATGATTTTATAGCCGGGTTAAATTTGAAAAACGAGCTAAATAGGCTAGCATCTCTTTGTACAAATGAGTTTATAAATAGCATAGAAAAACAGACGACGCAGATGAAAATGGCTTTAGAGTTAAAAAAAAGTGAACTACAAAGTTTTATAGGAGAAACTATGCAAGAAAGTAACGCTAAAGAGTTGCTTAGAAAAGATATAGAAGAAAAGTTATTAAATTTAGAAGAAATTCATAATAGGATAATTGCGTGTTAA